A genome region from Pristis pectinata isolate sPriPec2 chromosome 4, sPriPec2.1.pri, whole genome shotgun sequence includes the following:
- the LOC127569456 gene encoding eukaryotic translation initiation factor 4E-1A-like: MAVARPVRMTLRKSEKTKSPRKEHLIAQPHMKHPLQNRWTLWFYKNDKSKPWQANLRLVTKFDTVEDFWALYNHIQLASRLMSGCDYSLFKDGIEPMWEDSRNKCGGRWLITLSKQQRMQELDQFWLETLLCLIGEAFDEYSNEVCGAVINVRAKGDKIAIWTCDAENQEAVLHIGKIYKERLGLPVKVVIGYQAHADTATKSGVGVRNKFIV; encoded by the exons GTTCGTATGACACTTCGGAAGTCTGAGAAAACCAAATCCCCTAGGAAAGAACATCTGATTGCTCAACCTCATATGAAACATCCATTACAGAACAG GTGGACACTCTGGTTTTACAAAAATGATAAAAGTAAACCCTGGCAGGCAAATCTTCGTCTTGTTACTAAATTTGACACTGTGGAGGATTTTTGGGC ATTATACAATCATATTCAACTTGCCAGTAGGCTGATGTCGGGTTGTGACTACTCTCTATTTAAG GATGGCATTGAACCCATGTGGGAGGACAGCAGAAACAAATGTGGTGGAAGATGGTTAATCACTTTGTCAAAGCAGCAAAGGATGCAGGAGCTAGATCAGTTCTGGCTTGAAACA TTGTTGTGCCTTATTGGAGAAGCTTTTGATGAATATAGCAATGAAGTTTGTGGTGCTGTAATTAATGTTCGAGCAAAAGGAGATAAAATCGCAATCTGGACCTGTGACGCTGAAAACCAAGAAGCAGTTCTGCATATAGG AAAAATCTACAAGGAAAGACTTGGCCTTCCTGTTAAGGTTGTGATTGGTTATCAAgcacatgcagatacagcaacaaAGAGTGGAGTGGGAGTTAGAAACAAATTCATTGTGTGA